In bacterium, a genomic segment contains:
- the arfB gene encoding alternative ribosome rescue aminoacyl-tRNA hydrolase ArfB, producing the protein MIRIEGKIRVDEGDIEERFIRSSGPGGQNVNKVATAVQLRFDVRNSRSLPEGVRERLIRLAGKRVTGEGVLLIEASRFRTRERNRQDARDRLVQWLEKAAAPVKPRRKTRPTAGSKERRLEGKQQRSETKRVRKPVSSSDD; encoded by the coding sequence ATGATCCGGATCGAGGGGAAGATTCGCGTCGACGAGGGCGATATCGAGGAGCGGTTCATCCGCTCCTCCGGGCCCGGCGGGCAGAACGTCAACAAGGTCGCGACGGCGGTCCAGCTGCGCTTCGACGTGCGCAACTCCCGGTCCCTGCCCGAAGGGGTGCGCGAACGGCTGATCCGGCTTGCCGGGAAGCGGGTGACGGGCGAGGGGGTGCTGCTCATCGAGGCCAGCCGCTTCCGGACGCGGGAACGGAACCGTCAGGACGCGAGAGACCGCCTGGTCCAGTGGCTGGAAAAAGCCGCCGCCCCCGTCAAGCCCCGAAGGAAGACCCGGCCGACCGCGGGATCGAAGGAGCGCCGGCTGGAGGGGAAGCAGCAGCGGAGCGAAACGAAGCGGGTGCGAAAACCC
- a CDS encoding CHAT domain-containing tetratricopeptide repeat protein has protein sequence MTKLFSIKQRGIVAAALLALAIACPALAAAPPGERLERKREADLLAARAADAFLQGRYGDVLSPGTSALAIYEAIGDEAGEANVLHDLGRAERKLANYREAARWHQRALDLALRNGDRAGQGTALIDLGDVHERRKDHPGAISFYRKALELLRLPEDWREAGRALRQIGDIYVVRGEFEDAYDAYGRALRYAEEGRDPAAIAEGRDYTGYFYRQLGDYEKAADLHRRALEAAAEIPEAQERSRTRARALNHLGLCTAKLASVAATGEDVAAAAKQYREAVRLEEEALREARAANDRWRQGYVLRALAQIHRELGELSSGADASREFAESLARADEAIALAGEMKEKEWEGLGLHQKGIALALLGRHEEGLAAFREAIGIWEAAGDLQGTGQAWQMIAHRIHEARGKDPEALEAYEKARGIFERIRAFEHVAAVHLSQGALFERQGEPGKAKASYLASIEALESVRSRLTSEEHKIAFFERRQGPYEALISLLARLYREGGRREDGALALHVSERARGRAMLDLLQGASSRIRGGVDTATIAREADIRARLRSLSGELLRERDPAKSVALKAALDRLSLEQNGFFRELERKYPSYARLKNPRPLTVEEIRGNVLGEGERLLEYFVGEGGTFLFIVSRNGLEALRSIPAGKRELAAKVVALRRPFERIKTAGSFQELEKFDLALAHDLYDLLLAPAEEHVRGATQILIVPHGPLFHLPFELLVRDVGVRPVPEGVIFGRFETPRYAIDAFPPMAYALSASLLDPELRRTTDGAGMGALLAFGNPTPELPGGKRRGVRMRRGQRILLSGLPNAEREARDVASLYGDGTNVYLGRDATKERFLAEAGRYRSLLLSTHGILDEREPMYSGLVFAPRPGEEDGSLLETHEIFNIRLGADLVTLSACEVGLGRIRDGEGLIGMGQAFLYAGASSLVVSLWSVYDPSTAQLITGFHGHVRDDPARKARALRESKLKTFGTRETPESGPPLSYAHPFFWAPFVLFRGP, from the coding sequence TTGACGAAACTTTTTTCCATCAAACAACGTGGGATCGTCGCGGCAGCGCTCCTCGCGCTGGCCATCGCCTGCCCTGCCCTTGCGGCCGCCCCCCCGGGGGAGAGGCTCGAGCGGAAGAGGGAAGCGGATCTCCTCGCGGCGCGCGCCGCGGATGCGTTCCTCCAGGGCCGCTACGGGGACGTGCTCTCTCCCGGAACGTCCGCGCTCGCCATCTACGAGGCGATCGGGGACGAGGCGGGGGAAGCGAACGTCCTTCACGACCTCGGCCGCGCGGAACGGAAACTTGCCAACTACCGGGAAGCCGCACGATGGCATCAGCGAGCGCTCGATCTCGCGCTGCGAAACGGCGATCGTGCCGGGCAAGGGACGGCGCTCATCGACCTCGGCGACGTCCACGAGCGCCGGAAGGACCACCCCGGCGCGATCTCCTTCTACCGGAAGGCCCTGGAACTCCTCCGACTCCCGGAGGATTGGAGGGAAGCCGGGCGCGCGCTGCGGCAGATCGGCGATATCTACGTCGTCCGGGGAGAATTCGAGGACGCCTACGACGCCTACGGGAGAGCGCTCCGATACGCGGAAGAGGGCCGGGATCCGGCGGCGATCGCCGAGGGCAGGGATTACACGGGCTACTTCTACCGGCAGTTGGGGGATTACGAAAAGGCCGCGGACCTCCACCGGCGGGCCCTGGAGGCCGCCGCCGAGATACCGGAGGCGCAGGAACGGTCGCGCACCCGCGCCCGGGCGCTCAACCACCTGGGCCTCTGCACGGCGAAGCTCGCTTCCGTCGCGGCAACGGGGGAGGACGTCGCGGCGGCCGCGAAACAGTACCGGGAGGCGGTCCGCCTCGAAGAGGAGGCTCTCCGGGAGGCCCGCGCCGCGAACGACCGGTGGCGGCAGGGATACGTCCTGCGTGCCCTGGCGCAGATCCACCGGGAACTCGGGGAACTCTCCTCCGGCGCGGATGCATCGCGGGAGTTCGCCGAATCCCTCGCGCGCGCCGACGAGGCGATCGCCCTCGCGGGGGAGATGAAGGAGAAGGAGTGGGAAGGGCTGGGCCTGCACCAGAAAGGAATCGCCCTCGCGCTTCTGGGGCGGCATGAGGAGGGGCTCGCGGCGTTCCGCGAGGCGATCGGGATCTGGGAGGCGGCCGGCGACCTCCAGGGGACGGGACAGGCGTGGCAGATGATCGCCCACCGGATCCACGAGGCCCGCGGAAAGGATCCCGAGGCGCTCGAGGCCTACGAGAAGGCGCGCGGGATCTTCGAGCGGATCCGCGCCTTCGAGCACGTCGCGGCGGTCCACCTGAGCCAGGGGGCCCTCTTCGAGCGGCAGGGGGAACCCGGGAAGGCGAAGGCCTCCTACCTCGCTTCCATCGAAGCCCTCGAGTCGGTGCGGAGCCGCCTGACGTCGGAAGAGCACAAGATCGCCTTCTTCGAGCGGCGACAGGGACCGTACGAGGCGCTCATCTCCCTGCTGGCACGGCTCTATCGTGAGGGGGGACGACGCGAGGATGGCGCCTTGGCCCTGCACGTCTCGGAACGCGCTCGTGGAAGGGCCATGCTGGACCTCCTGCAGGGGGCGAGCAGCCGGATCCGCGGGGGCGTCGACACGGCCACCATCGCGCGGGAAGCCGACATCCGGGCACGACTCCGCTCCCTGTCGGGAGAACTCCTCCGTGAGCGCGACCCGGCGAAGAGCGTCGCCCTGAAGGCGGCCCTCGATCGCCTCTCCTTGGAACAGAACGGGTTCTTCCGGGAACTGGAGAGGAAGTACCCTTCCTACGCCCGCCTCAAGAACCCCCGGCCGCTGACGGTCGAGGAGATCCGCGGGAACGTGCTCGGCGAGGGGGAGCGGCTGCTCGAGTACTTTGTCGGCGAGGGGGGGACGTTCCTCTTCATCGTCTCCCGCAACGGGTTGGAGGCCCTGCGTTCGATCCCGGCCGGCAAACGGGAACTCGCCGCGAAGGTGGTGGCGCTCCGGCGTCCCTTCGAGCGGATCAAGACCGCCGGGAGCTTCCAGGAACTGGAGAAGTTCGACCTCGCCCTGGCCCACGATCTTTACGATCTGCTCCTCGCACCGGCGGAGGAGCATGTCCGCGGGGCCACGCAGATCCTCATCGTCCCGCACGGTCCTCTTTTCCACCTCCCCTTCGAACTCCTGGTCCGGGACGTCGGCGTGCGGCCGGTGCCCGAGGGGGTCATCTTCGGCCGGTTCGAAACGCCCCGCTACGCCATCGACGCGTTTCCGCCGATGGCCTACGCCTTGTCGGCGAGCCTTCTGGATCCGGAATTGCGCAGGACGACGGATGGCGCCGGAATGGGAGCGCTCCTCGCCTTCGGGAACCCGACCCCGGAACTCCCCGGGGGAAAGCGCCGCGGGGTGAGGATGCGGAGGGGACAGCGGATCCTGCTGTCGGGGCTCCCGAACGCGGAGCGCGAAGCCCGGGACGTCGCCTCCCTCTACGGTGACGGGACGAACGTCTACCTGGGCCGCGACGCGACGAAAGAGCGGTTCCTCGCCGAGGCGGGCCGGTATCGCTCCCTCCTCCTTTCGACCCACGGGATCCTCGACGAGAGGGAGCCGATGTATTCCGGCCTCGTCTTCGCCCCGCGACCGGGGGAGGAAGACGGCTCCCTGCTCGAGACCCACGAGATCTTCAACATCCGCCTCGGCGCCGACCTGGTGACGCTGAGCGCCTGCGAGGTCGGCCTGGGCCGGATCCGCGACGGCGAGGGGCTGATCGGGATGGGGCAGGCCTTCCTCTACGCGGGAGCCTCGTCCCTCGTGGTGAGCCTCTGGAGCGTCTACGACCCCTCCACGGCGCAGTTGATCACGGGCTTCCACGGTCACGTGCGCGACGATCCCGCGAGAAAGGCGCGCGCGCTTCGGGAGAGCAAGCTTAAGACGTTCGGGACGCGGGAGACGCCGGAGTCGGGGCCCCCTCTCTCCTACGCCCATCCGTTCTTCTGGGCCCCATTCGTCCTCTTTCGTGGCCCCTGA